In one window of Candidatus Nanopelagicales bacterium DNA:
- a CDS encoding ABC transporter ATP-binding protein, producing MTLLLIQAVANLYLPNLNADIINDGVLKGNASYILRVGAIMLAVTLVLGVVSVIAIYFSARTAMAFGRDVRRALFVKVGTFSLNELNEFGAPTLITRNTNDVQQVQMLVLTGLTMMISAPLTAIGGVFMAMRENFRLSALLIVIIPLMALLIGFMLSKAVPLFRSMQVKIDQVNSVLRENLVGIRVIRAFVRTRHEEERFAAANDDLTDTALRVTRLFAFMLPSMLLIFNLSSVAIIWFGGHLVDSGEMPIGNLTAFLAYVMQILFSVMMAVVVLVMLPRASASADRIQAILRTSPTIRDPANPRMGLKLTGHVEFRDVEFRYPSAEDPVLRGVSLTLRPGQTTAIVGGTGSGKSTLTNLIPRLNDVSSGAVLVDGVDVREWPMHALRAGIGLVPQKAFLFSGTVASNVRFGRPEASDDEVWQALRTAQASGFVSEMAEGLGSPIDQGGANLSGGQRQRLAIARAIVRRPRIYIFDDSFSALDYATDGRLRAALARQTADASVLVVAQRVSTIMGADQIVVLDQGVVVGVGTHSQLMESCETYREIVFSQLSEAEVA from the coding sequence GTGCTTGGCGTCGTCTCAGTCATCGCCATCTACTTCAGCGCGCGCACAGCGATGGCGTTCGGCCGGGATGTCAGACGGGCGCTGTTCGTCAAGGTCGGAACCTTCTCGCTGAACGAGTTGAACGAGTTCGGCGCACCGACTCTGATCACACGCAACACCAACGATGTCCAGCAGGTGCAGATGCTGGTCCTTACTGGGCTCACGATGATGATCTCCGCTCCGCTGACGGCTATCGGCGGGGTGTTCATGGCGATGCGCGAGAACTTCCGGCTCTCGGCCCTGCTCATCGTGATCATCCCGCTGATGGCGCTGCTGATCGGCTTCATGCTGTCCAAGGCCGTCCCGCTGTTTCGCTCGATGCAGGTCAAAATCGACCAGGTCAACAGCGTGCTGCGCGAGAACCTGGTCGGCATCCGCGTCATCCGGGCATTCGTGCGCACGAGGCATGAGGAAGAGCGGTTCGCCGCCGCGAATGACGACCTGACGGACACCGCGCTGCGAGTCACTCGGCTGTTCGCCTTCATGCTCCCGTCAATGTTGTTGATCTTCAACCTCTCATCGGTGGCCATCATCTGGTTCGGCGGCCACCTCGTCGACTCCGGCGAGATGCCGATCGGGAATCTCACCGCGTTCCTCGCCTATGTCATGCAGATCCTGTTCTCGGTGATGATGGCCGTGGTTGTGCTGGTCATGCTCCCGAGGGCCAGCGCATCGGCCGACAGGATCCAAGCAATCCTGCGAACATCCCCAACCATCAGGGATCCGGCCAACCCCCGGATGGGCCTGAAGCTGACCGGACACGTGGAGTTCCGCGACGTGGAATTCCGCTACCCGAGCGCCGAGGACCCGGTGCTGCGCGGAGTCTCGCTCACTCTCAGACCCGGCCAGACCACAGCGATCGTCGGCGGCACGGGTTCGGGCAAGAGCACGCTGACGAACCTCATCCCCCGGCTCAACGACGTCAGCTCAGGAGCGGTTCTCGTCGACGGGGTGGATGTGCGCGAATGGCCGATGCACGCGCTTCGGGCGGGAATCGGGCTCGTGCCGCAGAAGGCCTTCTTGTTCAGCGGGACGGTGGCCAGCAACGTCCGATTCGGTCGCCCGGAGGCATCGGACGACGAAGTCTGGCAAGCGCTGCGGACCGCGCAGGCGAGTGGATTCGTGTCCGAGATGGCCGAAGGTCTGGGCAGCCCCATCGACCAGGGCGGAGCCAACCTGTCCGGCGGACAGCGCCAGCGCCTGGCCATCGCCAGAGCGATAGTCCGGCGCCCCCGGATCTACATCTTCGACGACAGTTTCTCCGCGCTGGACTACGCCACTGACGGGCGTCTCCGGGCGGCACTGGCGCGCCAGACGGCGGATGCGTCAGTGCTAGTAGTCGCCCAGAGAGTCAGCACGATCATGGGCGCCGACCAGATTGTCGTCCTGGATCAGGGCGTTGTCGTCGGCGTCGGCACCCATTCGCAACTCATGGAGTCATGCGAGACCTACCGCGAGATCGTGTTCTCTCAGCTGTCGGAAGCGGAGGTCGCGTGA